From Chrysemys picta bellii isolate R12L10 unplaced genomic scaffold, ASM1138683v2 scaf923, whole genome shotgun sequence, a single genomic window includes:
- the LOC135979501 gene encoding class I histocompatibility antigen, F10 alpha chain-like isoform X6, with protein sequence MTWVAADIGAQITKRRWEAEVNDNQQWKRYVEGNCISWLRSALEYGKETLQRKVCPTARMSDRSSHDGLTTLSCKVSGFYPRDITVTWLKNGESRQQEIYSEGILPNGDGTYQTWVTMEIDPKIKAHYSCHVEHESLLEPLSVSWEPNNSLIPIVAGVITAAVLIGVIIGVFFWKKQCPGHHE encoded by the exons ATGACTTGGGTAGCAGCAGATATTGGGGCTCAGATCaccaagaggagatgggaggCTGAAGTAAATGACAACCAGCAGTGGAAACGCTATGTGGAGGGGAATTGTATTTCCTGGCTAAGGAGTGCTCTAGAGTACGGGAAGGAGACTCTACAGAGGAAAG tgtGTCCAACAGCTAGAATGAGCGACAGGTCATCTCATGACGGCctcaccaccctctcctgtaaggtcagtggattctacccccgggacatcaccgtgacctggctgaaaaatggggagagcagacagcaggagatctactctgaaggcatcctacccaatggggatgggacctaccagacctgggtgacaatggagattgatcccaagatcaaagcccattattcatgtcacgtggagcatgaaagcctgttagagccactctctgtctcctggg aaccaaataatagtctgattcccattgtggctggagttatcactgcagctgtcctgattggtgttataatcggagtattcttctggaaaaagcaatgcccag
- the LOC135979501 gene encoding class I histocompatibility antigen, F10 alpha chain-like isoform X3, with product MTWVAADIGAQITKRRWEAEVNDNQQWKRYVEGNCISWLRSALEYGKETLQRKVCPTARMSDRSSHDGLTTLSCKVSGFYPRDITVTWLKNGESRQQEIYSEGILPNGDGTYQTWVTMEIDPKIKAHYSCHVEHESLLEPLSVSWEPNNSLIPIVAGVITAAVLIGVIIGVFFWKKQCPASDQGSSGSDRSAKA from the exons ATGACTTGGGTAGCAGCAGATATTGGGGCTCAGATCaccaagaggagatgggaggCTGAAGTAAATGACAACCAGCAGTGGAAACGCTATGTGGAGGGGAATTGTATTTCCTGGCTAAGGAGTGCTCTAGAGTACGGGAAGGAGACTCTACAGAGGAAAG tgtGTCCAACAGCTAGAATGAGCGACAGGTCATCTCATGACGGCctcaccaccctctcctgtaaggtcagtggattctacccccgggacatcaccgtgacctggctgaaaaatggggagagcagacagcaggagatctactctgaaggcatcctacccaatggggatgggacctaccagacctgggtgacaatggagattgatcccaagatcaaagcccattattcatgtcacgtggagcatgaaagcctgttagagccactctctgtctcctggg aaccaaataatagtctgattcccattgtggctggagttatcactgcagctgtcctgattggtgttataatcggagtattcttctggaaaaagcaatgcccag
- the LOC135979501 gene encoding class I histocompatibility antigen, F10 alpha chain-like isoform X2, translating to MTWVAADIGAQITKRRWEAEVNDNQQWKRYVEGNCISWLRSALEYGKETLQRKVCPTARMSDRSSHDGLTTLSCKVSGFYPRDITVTWLKNGESRQQEIYSEGILPNGDGTYQTWVTMEIDPKIKAHYSCHVEHESLLEPLSVSWEPNNSLIPIVAGVITAAVLIGVIIGVFFWKKQCPGKVAGLGAFPGLAGPCTPT from the exons ATGACTTGGGTAGCAGCAGATATTGGGGCTCAGATCaccaagaggagatgggaggCTGAAGTAAATGACAACCAGCAGTGGAAACGCTATGTGGAGGGGAATTGTATTTCCTGGCTAAGGAGTGCTCTAGAGTACGGGAAGGAGACTCTACAGAGGAAAG tgtGTCCAACAGCTAGAATGAGCGACAGGTCATCTCATGACGGCctcaccaccctctcctgtaaggtcagtggattctacccccgggacatcaccgtgacctggctgaaaaatggggagagcagacagcaggagatctactctgaaggcatcctacccaatggggatgggacctaccagacctgggtgacaatggagattgatcccaagatcaaagcccattattcatgtcacgtggagcatgaaagcctgttagagccactctctgtctcctggg aaccaaataatagtctgattcccattgtggctggagttatcactgcagctgtcctgattggtgttataatcggagtattcttctggaaaaagcaatgcccaggtaaagtggctgggttgggggcatTTCCTGGACTTGCCGGGCCCTGCACACCCACCTAA
- the LOC135979501 gene encoding class I histocompatibility antigen, F10 alpha chain-like isoform X4, whose protein sequence is MTWVAADIGAQITKRRWEAEVNDNQQWKRYVEGNCISWLRSALEYGKETLQRKVCPTARMSDRSSHDGLTTLSCKVSGFYPRDITVTWLKNGESRQQEIYSEGILPNGDGTYQTWVTMEIDPKIKAHYSCHVEHESLLEPLSVSWEPNNSLIPIVAGVITAAVLIGVIIGVFFWKKQCPEADAEKSGEEATAAQ, encoded by the exons ATGACTTGGGTAGCAGCAGATATTGGGGCTCAGATCaccaagaggagatgggaggCTGAAGTAAATGACAACCAGCAGTGGAAACGCTATGTGGAGGGGAATTGTATTTCCTGGCTAAGGAGTGCTCTAGAGTACGGGAAGGAGACTCTACAGAGGAAAG tgtGTCCAACAGCTAGAATGAGCGACAGGTCATCTCATGACGGCctcaccaccctctcctgtaaggtcagtggattctacccccgggacatcaccgtgacctggctgaaaaatggggagagcagacagcaggagatctactctgaaggcatcctacccaatggggatgggacctaccagacctgggtgacaatggagattgatcccaagatcaaagcccattattcatgtcacgtggagcatgaaagcctgttagagccactctctgtctcctggg aaccaaataatagtctgattcccattgtggctggagttatcactgcagctgtcctgattggtgttataatcggagtattcttctggaaaaagcaatgcccag
- the LOC135979501 gene encoding class I histocompatibility antigen, F10 alpha chain-like isoform X5 produces the protein MTWVAADIGAQITKRRWEAEVNDNQQWKRYVEGNCISWLRSALEYGKETLQRKVCPTARMSDRSSHDGLTTLSCKVSGFYPRDITVTWLKNGESRQQEIYSEGILPNGDGTYQTWVTMEIDPKIKAHYSCHVEHESLLEPLSVSWEPNNSLIPIVAGVITAAVLIGVIIGVFFWKKQCPAGHHE, from the exons ATGACTTGGGTAGCAGCAGATATTGGGGCTCAGATCaccaagaggagatgggaggCTGAAGTAAATGACAACCAGCAGTGGAAACGCTATGTGGAGGGGAATTGTATTTCCTGGCTAAGGAGTGCTCTAGAGTACGGGAAGGAGACTCTACAGAGGAAAG tgtGTCCAACAGCTAGAATGAGCGACAGGTCATCTCATGACGGCctcaccaccctctcctgtaaggtcagtggattctacccccgggacatcaccgtgacctggctgaaaaatggggagagcagacagcaggagatctactctgaaggcatcctacccaatggggatgggacctaccagacctgggtgacaatggagattgatcccaagatcaaagcccattattcatgtcacgtggagcatgaaagcctgttagagccactctctgtctcctggg aaccaaataatagtctgattcccattgtggctggagttatcactgcagctgtcctgattggtgttataatcggagtattcttctggaaaaagcaatgcccag
- the LOC135979501 gene encoding major histocompatibility complex class I-related gene protein-like isoform X7, with protein sequence MTWVAADIGAQITKRRWEAEVNDNQQWKRYVEGNCISWLRSALEYGKETLQRKVCPTARMSDRSSHDGLTTLSCKVSGFYPRDITVTWLKNGESRQQEIYSEGILPNGDGTYQTWVTMEIDPKIKAHYSCHVEHESLLEPLSVSWASDQGSSGSDRSAKA encoded by the exons ATGACTTGGGTAGCAGCAGATATTGGGGCTCAGATCaccaagaggagatgggaggCTGAAGTAAATGACAACCAGCAGTGGAAACGCTATGTGGAGGGGAATTGTATTTCCTGGCTAAGGAGTGCTCTAGAGTACGGGAAGGAGACTCTACAGAGGAAAG tgtGTCCAACAGCTAGAATGAGCGACAGGTCATCTCATGACGGCctcaccaccctctcctgtaaggtcagtggattctacccccgggacatcaccgtgacctggctgaaaaatggggagagcagacagcaggagatctactctgaaggcatcctacccaatggggatgggacctaccagacctgggtgacaatggagattgatcccaagatcaaagcccattattcatgtcacgtggagcatgaaagcctgttagagccactctctgtctcctggg